GCCAAGATTTTAATCATCTTGGTTCACAAAATATCAGACTTAAGTAGACCAAAAAAATGAAAGATAGGATTTCTATTTGATGTTTTAACGGAATTCAGTACAGTTTATGTTCAGTATTAAGAGTTTCCTGTTAAACGTTAACCGTTCCCTACCTCTACGAGTAATATGTACACAACGACTAAAACTTACTGGAAGTAAGCAAGATTATCAAATTATATTTGATTTTTTTAGGTGAAATTATTTATCAAGTAACCACATAAAAAAACTTAAAAAAAACCTCTAGTTTTCTCTAGAGGCTTTAGTAGTAATTGAGAAGAGAAATGCTGGAGAAGCATAGCAGTTTTATTTTGCCTTAGAACTAGCTATATACCCACATCCAGAAGGAATAGAATTAAAAAAGATAATTTTTATACTTGTAATTCAGACAACTCTAAATTGTTGGAATTATACTCTACGCATAAATTACTCTACAAATACCAGCTTAGATTTTTTTGCGGGTAAACAATAACACGACAACCTAAAGATATATACTCTAAAGATGTGACAGTGTACACAAAAATAAGTCAAATTTATCAGTTAGCAGTGAGCCAGCACGGCGCAGGAGGGTTTCCGTCCGTAGGCGACTGCGTAAGCGCAAGCGCACGCGGCTTGGGCGTAAGCGCAAGCGCACGAATCGAGCGTTCGCGCAGCGTCTCCTACGGAGATACGCGTAAGCGTGTCCCTTTGGGACTTACAAAGTAGCGTCTGGGCAGGAGATACCCGATAGCCCTCCGGGTTCGCCAGTCGCCTGGCTGTCGGGAGACCCTCCCGCAGCGCTGGACTCACCGTAAGGCGTGGCCGTTCCCACTAGGGCGAACCCGAAGGGTTATCGGTGTCGTGTCCCCTATTCCCTGTTCACTGTTAAGCGTTCCTTGTTAAGCGTGTTTGCTGAAAGTAAGAGGAAACTTTTGATTAAAGTCTGATACATACTCTTTATGAGTTCCCGCGTTCTTTGTACAATATGACGGTTGTACTAAGTGGCGGACTGTGATTGAGCGTTATACCTTGCCCGAGATGGGCAATCTCTGGACAGAAGCATATAAGCTAAAAACTTGGCTGCAAGTAGAAATTGCTGTTTGTGAAGCTCAAGCTGAGTTAGGTTATATTCCAACTGCAGCAGTTGAAGAAATTAAAGCAAAGGCGAATTTTGATCCAAAGCGGGTGCTGGAAATTGAAGCTGAAGTCCGCCACGATGTGATTGCTTTCTTGACAAATGTCAATGAATATGTTGGAGAGGTGGGGCGTTACATCCATTTGGGTTTAACAAGTTCTGATGTCCTGGATACAGCTTTAGCGCTGCAACTTGTTGCTAGTCTGGATGTGTTGATGCAACGCCTAGAAGATTTGATTGAGGTTATTCGTCAAAAGGCTAAGGAACATCGCACGACGGTGATGATTGGGCGTTCTCACGGTATTCACGCTGAACCGATCACTTTTGGTTTTAAGTTGGCTGGGTGGTTGGCAGAAGTGTTGCGACACCAAGAACGTTTGAAAATTTTGCGTGAAACAATCGCTGTGGGTAAGATGTCTGGTGCGGTGGGAACCTATGCCAATATTGAACCTCGTGTGGAGGCGATCGCCTGCCAAAAACTCGGACTCAAACCGGATACAGCATCGACACAGGTGATATCGCGCGATCGCCACGCCGACTTTGTGCAGCAACTAGCCTTACTCGCCGCATCCATAGAACGCTTCGCCGTCGAAATTCGCAACTTACAAAAAACAGACGTTCTAGAAGTCGAAGAATTCTTCTCCAAAGGGCAAAAAGGTTCCTCAGCAATGCCCCACAAACGCAACCCCATTCGTTCAGAAAGACTCACAGGAATGGCGAGATTAGTTCGCTCTCATGCTGGTGCTGCGTTAGAAAATATCGCACTTTGGCATGAGAGAGATATTTCCCATAGTTCGGTAGAAAGAGTGATTCTTCCCGACTCTTGCATTATGACTCACTTTATGTTGAAGGAAATAACCAACTTGGTGAAAAACCTGTTGGTTTATCCAGAGAACATGGAACGGAATATGTACTGCTATGGTGGCGTCGTATTCAGCCAGAGGGTACTGTTGGCACTGATAGATAAAGGAATGAGCCGTGAAGAAGCTTACGCAATTGTGCAAGAAAACGCTCACACTGCTTGGAACAAACCAAATGGTGATTTTCATGAGTTGATAGTCAAAGACTCTCGCGTTACCCAAAAGTTATCTACGGCAGAAATTGAGGAGTGTTTTGATTCACAACAGCATTTAAAACATTTAGAACAGGTTTATCAAAGATTGGGAATTTAGTTTGGAATGAGGTGCGTAACTGCTGCGTAACGCACCCATTTTTGAAAGTAATATCAACATTCTTTATTCACAAATCTGCCTTCAGGGC
This portion of the Brasilonema sennae CENA114 genome encodes:
- the purB gene encoding adenylosuccinate lyase, with product MIERYTLPEMGNLWTEAYKLKTWLQVEIAVCEAQAELGYIPTAAVEEIKAKANFDPKRVLEIEAEVRHDVIAFLTNVNEYVGEVGRYIHLGLTSSDVLDTALALQLVASLDVLMQRLEDLIEVIRQKAKEHRTTVMIGRSHGIHAEPITFGFKLAGWLAEVLRHQERLKILRETIAVGKMSGAVGTYANIEPRVEAIACQKLGLKPDTASTQVISRDRHADFVQQLALLAASIERFAVEIRNLQKTDVLEVEEFFSKGQKGSSAMPHKRNPIRSERLTGMARLVRSHAGAALENIALWHERDISHSSVERVILPDSCIMTHFMLKEITNLVKNLLVYPENMERNMYCYGGVVFSQRVLLALIDKGMSREEAYAIVQENAHTAWNKPNGDFHELIVKDSRVTQKLSTAEIEECFDSQQHLKHLEQVYQRLGI